In the Bacillus amyloliquefaciens DSM 7 = ATCC 23350 genome, CCCGAGCTGAAATTGGCGGTCGGCGCTGGTATCGGTTTATTCATCACATTTGTCGGTTTGCAAGGTTCCGGCATTATTGAAGCGAACTCATCGACCTTGGTGTCTATCGGCAATATTCACAGCGGTCCTGTGCTTCTGACGGTTTTCGGTGTCATTGTGACGGTCATTCTGATGGTGCTTCGCGTAAACGGCGGCGTGTTTATCGGAATGCTTCTGACGGCGGTTGCCGGCATGATCTGCGGGCTGATTCCGGTTCCGACGCACATTGTCGGCAGTGTGCCGAGTCTTGCGCCGACTTTCGGACAGGCGTGGATGCACCTTCCGGATATCTTCTCCGTCCAAATGCTGATTGTCATTTTAACTTTCTTGTTCGTCGGGTTTTTCGATACGGCCGGAACGCTGGTGGCTGTGGCGACACAGGCAGGGCTGATGAAGGAAAACAAACTTCCGCGTGCGGGGAGAGCGCTTCTTGCGGATTCAACTTCAATCGTTATCGGAGCGGTGCTCGGTACGTCTACAACGACTTCTTATGTTGAATCAAGCTCAGGCGTTGCGGCGGGAGCGCGTTCCGGATTCGCGGCTGTTGTGACGGGCATTCTCTTTTTACTGGCGATGTTTTTCTCGCCGCTTCTGTCAGTTGTCACTACGAATGTGACGGCTCCGGCTTT is a window encoding:
- a CDS encoding NCS2 family permease, translated to MKQFFQFDELGTSYRNEIIGGLTTFLSMAYILFVNPLTLSLNGVKGFPEALKIDQGAVFTATALASAAGCILMGLIAKYPIAIAPGMGLNAFFAFSVVLGMGISWQAALSGVLISGIIFVALSLTGLREKIINAIPPELKLAVGAGIGLFITFVGLQGSGIIEANSSTLVSIGNIHSGPVLLTVFGVIVTVILMVLRVNGGVFIGMLLTAVAGMICGLIPVPTHIVGSVPSLAPTFGQAWMHLPDIFSVQMLIVILTFLFVGFFDTAGTLVAVATQAGLMKENKLPRAGRALLADSTSIVIGAVLGTSTTTSYVESSSGVAAGARSGFAAVVTGILFLLAMFFSPLLSVVTTNVTAPALIIVGALMVAPLGKIAWDKFEVAVPAFLTMIMMPLTYSIATGIAIGFIFYPITMICKGKGKSVHPIMYGLFVIFILYFIFLK